One Aegilops tauschii subsp. strangulata cultivar AL8/78 chromosome 7, Aet v6.0, whole genome shotgun sequence genomic window carries:
- the LOC109734137 gene encoding L-type lectin-domain containing receptor kinase SIT2-like, with product MTCLEPYAIGEDGFRYGDGIPLGMLRLDGVASITSGALMLTNSDPQRSGRAFSRRSFGYITSFSTTFVFLIIPPDSKDGVSAHGLAFALSSTVGFVFDAHPGPYLGLTNMKSRGNGTNQLFAVELDTIKNPQFSYIDENHVGIDVNSMVSINSHTAGYYASNGMFSPLKLASGQPMQVWVDYDGTSHNLSVSLAPYLEHKPQRPLLSSTVNLTSVLANNSFYVGFSSSTGLLKSRHYIIGWSFNTTGKAQPLNYTSLSQVIEDVRPKPQTRSHIPRAIIVLVVTISTVIVLLICAVLYALRKKARNNFEWEIEDWEKVVIHRDIKTSNVLLDGEMNARLGDFGLARLHNHENGTGAHVTNIAGTRGYIAPELAMLGRATKATDVFAFGVFMLEVACGRHPIGVSYSGEQLLLKDCVRHAWERDAILATVDPRLEDYITEEVELVLKLGLLCSHSISSARPSMRLIMQYLGKDALLPDFPPSFPGRDEGFDQYISSSNSVATTMTYLSGGR from the exons ATGACGTGCCTCGAG CCCTATGCCATTGGTGAAGATGGCTTTAGATACGGTGATGGCATCCCTTTGGGCATGCTCCGGCTTGATGGTGTGGCTTCTATCACAAGCGGAGCACTTATGCTGACCAACAGCGATCCTCAGAGGAGTGGACGGGCTTTCTCTAGGCGCTCATTTGGCTATATTACCTCTTTCTCGACAACCTTTGTGTTCCTCATCATCCCTCCGGATAGCAAGGATGGGGTGAGTGCGCATGGGCTTGCCTTTGCACTTTCATCCACGGTGGGATTTGTGTTCGATGCCCACCCGGGTCCGTACTTGGGCCTGACCAACATGAAGAGCCGTGGTAATGGCACAAATCAACTATTTGCTGTTGAGCTTGATACCATCAAGAATCCCCAATTTTCTTATATTGATGAAAACCATGTTGGGATTGATGTAAACAGCATGGTGTCTATCAATTCCCACACAGCTGGTTACTACGCATCAAATGGTATGTTCTCTCCCTTGAAGCTTGCTAGTGGTCAACCAATGCAAGTATGGGTGGATTATGATGGCACCTCACACAACCTTAGTGTCAGCTTAGCACCTTATTTAGAGCATAAGCCTCAACGTCCACTACTATCAAGCACTGTCAATCTTACATCTGTGTTGGCAAACAACTCATTCTATGTTGGGTTTTCATCTTCAACCGGCCTCCTTAAGTCTAGGCACTACATTATTGGTTGGAGTTTCAATACAACTGGGAAGGCTCAACCACTGAACTACACATCTTTGTCTCAAGTTATAGAAGATGTTAGGCCGAAACCACAGACTCGCTCGCATATCCCTAGGGCCATTATTGTACTGGTTGTCACAATATCAACAGTGATTGTGCTTCTTATTTGTGCTGTTCTTTATGCTCTTAGAAAGAAGGCAAGGAATAATTTTGAGTGGGAAATCGAG GATTGGGAGAAAGTTGTCATCCATCGAGACATCAAGACAAGCAACGTGCTACTCGACGGCGAAATGAATGCAAGACTTGGTGATTTCGGCCTTGCAAGGTTGCACAACCACGAAAATGGAACAGGAGCCCACGTCACAAACATTGCCGGCACACGAGGGtacattgctcctgagctggccaTGCTTGGGAGGGCAACCAAGGCGACTGATGTGTTTGCGTTTGGTGTGTTCATGTTGGAGGTTGCTTGCGGGAGGCATCCGATAGGAGTGAGCTATTCTGGTGAGCAGCTGTTACTAAAAGATTGTGTGCGCCATGCATGGGAACGCGATGCAATCCTTGCAACAGTAGACCCAAGACTGGAAGATTATATAACGGAGGAGGTGGAGTTAGTATTAAAGCTTGGCCTTCTATGCTCACACTCGATATCAAGTGCTAGGCCAAGCATGCGCCTAATTATGCAATACCTTGGAAAGGATGCGCTGCTCCCAGATTTCCCACCGAGTTTTCCAGGAAGAGATGAAGGCTTTGATCAATATATCAGTTCATCCAACTCTGTAGCCACGACCATGACTTATCTTTCAGGAGGAAGATGA